DNA from Granulicella cerasi:
ACACCGGAACCTTGACCGCAAATGCGGCGAGGAACGCCAGCGAGCAGAGCCACAACGCGTGGTGGCTGGTGGCTAGCTGTCCCTTGGCTGCGAGCGCCGCCAGGACGGGGAAGTCGAAGGTGCCGGTCTTCGTATAAAGCCAAAGCATCGCAACAAGCAGCAGCGCCGACGGAATGAAGGCGTAGAGGAAGAACTTTACGCCTGCCTTGCGGCGATTCTCGGTGCGGCCGAAGGCCGCGATCAGCAGCGCCATCGGGATGAGCGAAAGCTCCCAGAAGCCGTAGTAAAGGAATAGGTCGAGCGAGACGAAGATGCCGAGCATCGCCACCTGCTGGAGCAGGAAGAGCGTGTAGAAGAGCTTCGTGCGCGTTGCGACGGCCTTCCACGAAGCCAGGACACCGAGCGGAGCCAGCAGGCCTGCGAGCACTACGAGCCACATCGACAGACCGTCGACGCCGAGATGGTAGCGGATCGCCGGCGAGTTGATCCAGACGGAGTTCTGCTCGAACTGGAAGCCCGAAACGCCGTACCGGAAGTACGTCGGCAGGTGGAGGGTAAAGAAGAACGTCAGCAGCGTGACGACGAGCGCCGCGGCTGCATGAAGTTTGCTGCCTTCACGCTCGGGCAGCAGCGCGAGCACAGCTGCGCCGACGAGTGGAGTGAAGACAATCAACGAGAGGATGGTGTGATCGAAATTCATCAGCGGACCGGCACCTGCGTAAAGATTGCGAGGAAAAGAATGACAGCGGCGCCGAGCGCCAACCATCCTGCATACGAGCGAATGTTGCCGGACTGCATGCGGCGAGCGATAGCGCCGACGCCGCGAGTGATACCGGCTCCCGCGGTGGGCACGCCTTGCACCACACCTGATTCGACAGCGCCGAAGCCGAAGCGCGAGATCATGGCCAACGGTGCCACGATAACGGTGCCGTAGATCTCATCCACCCAGTACTTGTGATCCAACAACGAGTAGACGGGCTTGAGCTTGGCTGCGAGGGCCGCGCCGGTGCCGGGCTTGCGGTAGTACATCTGCCAGGCTACGAGCAGTCCAACCGCGAACATGGCGACCGATACACTTGCCAACAGGATTGGGCTTGCTGCAGAAGCAGCATGCTCGGCTTCGCCGGACGAAAGTACCGGAGCGAGGAAGTGTCCAAACTCGTCGTGTCCGCCGAAGGCCTCTGGCACTCCAAGGAAGCCGGAGAGCGCCGAGAGCACTGCGAGGATCATCAGCGGGAGCGTCATGACCAGCGGCGACTCGTGCACATGGATCCCGTGGCCTGCGTGAGCGTCATGATGACCGTGGTGCGCGTCCGTCGCTTCTTCAAAGCGAGGTGCACCGAAGAACGTCTTGAACCAGAGGCGGAACATATAGAAGCTGGTCAGGCCCGCGGTGATCACACCGATCAGCCAGACGAGCTTCCCGACCGGCGACGGCGAGATGAACGCCTGATACAGAATCTCGTCCTTCGAGAAGAAGGCTGCGAGAAGCGGGGCGCCGGCGATAGTGAAGACGCCGATCGTCATCGTCCAGAAGGTGACGGGAATCTTCGAGCGAAGGCCGCCCATCTTGCGCATGTCCTGCTCACCACCAACAGCGTGGATCACCGAACCCGCCGCGAGGAAGAGCAGTGCCTTGAAGAAGGCGTGCGTCATCAGGTGAAAGACGCCAGCGGTGTAGGCTCCGACTCCGCAGGCGAGCACCATGTAGCCGAGCTGCGAGACCGTCGAGTACGCCAGCACGCGCTTGATGTCATGCTGCACGAGGCCGATGGTGGCAGCCATGAGCGCGGTGACGGCACCGATGATCGCGATCGTGATCATCACCGAAGGGGCGCGGTCGAGAATCACATGGCAGCGAGCCATCATGTAGATGCCCGCGGTGACCATCGTCGCTGCGTGGATCAGGGCCGACACGGGAGTGGGGCCTTCCATTGCGTCGGGAAGCCAGACGTACAGCGGAATCTGCGCCGACTTACCGGTGGCGCCGAGCAGCAGCATGAAACCAATCGCCGTCAGCAGGCAGGTGCTGATCGTCGGGTTCGCAGCGATCTGCGCGAAGACACCGTCGAAGTTAAGCGTGTGGAAGTTGGCGATCAGCAGGAACATTGCGATCAGCAGGCCGAGGTCACCGATGCGGTTGACGACGAAGGCCTTCTTGCCTGCGTTTGCGGCCGAGTCCTTGGTGAAGTAGAAGCCGATCAGCAGGTAGGACGCGAGGCCCACACCTTCCCATCCGACGAAGAGCAGCAGGAAGTTCGCGCTGAGCACCAGCACCAGCATGAAGAACATGAACAGGTTCAGGTAGGCAAAGAAGCGCCAGAAACCTTCCTCATGCGCCATGTAGCCGGCAGAGTAGAGGTGGATCAGGAAGCCGACGCCGGTGATGATGCTGAGCATCAGGAGCGTCAGGTGGTCGACGGTGAAGGCGAAGTTCACGGTGAAACCGGAGACTGCAATCCAGGGCTTCGACACCACGCTGATGGCGAGCGGTGCACCGGCGGCCTTCAGGACCGTCCAAAGATAAGCCACGATG
Protein-coding regions in this window:
- the nuoL gene encoding NADH-quinone oxidoreductase subunit L, which encodes MNPNLLWYIPLLPFLGFLLNGTIGRKFPRPLVVAVALFFTAIPAGIVAYLWTVLKAAGAPLAISVVSKPWIAVSGFTVNFAFTVDHLTLLMLSIITGVGFLIHLYSAGYMAHEEGFWRFFAYLNLFMFFMLVLVLSANFLLLFVGWEGVGLASYLLIGFYFTKDSAANAGKKAFVVNRIGDLGLLIAMFLLIANFHTLNFDGVFAQIAANPTISTCLLTAIGFMLLLGATGKSAQIPLYVWLPDAMEGPTPVSALIHAATMVTAGIYMMARCHVILDRAPSVMITIAIIGAVTALMAATIGLVQHDIKRVLAYSTVSQLGYMVLACGVGAYTAGVFHLMTHAFFKALLFLAAGSVIHAVGGEQDMRKMGGLRSKIPVTFWTMTIGVFTIAGAPLLAAFFSKDEILYQAFISPSPVGKLVWLIGVITAGLTSFYMFRLWFKTFFGAPRFEEATDAHHGHHDAHAGHGIHVHESPLVMTLPLMILAVLSALSGFLGVPEAFGGHDEFGHFLAPVLSSGEAEHAASAASPILLASVSVAMFAVGLLVAWQMYYRKPGTGAALAAKLKPVYSLLDHKYWVDEIYGTVIVAPLAMISRFGFGAVESGVVQGVPTAGAGITRGVGAIARRMQSGNIRSYAGWLALGAAVILFLAIFTQVPVR